One segment of Leptospira kirschneri serovar Cynopteri str. 3522 CT DNA contains the following:
- a CDS encoding DoxX family protein, with translation MIQNFFSTKESLSPLLLRLGLSICIFPHGAQKLLGWFGGLGYEASMDYLVNTAQFPVILSILAIVSEFFGSIGILLGLCTRLSAFGITCTLAVAGWTHKEIGFFMNWFGNQNGEGFEYHILSVSMGISLLLFGGGSWSLDSWIYDHLDS, from the coding sequence ATGATTCAGAATTTCTTCTCAACAAAAGAATCGCTTTCTCCTCTTTTGCTTAGACTCGGGCTTTCAATATGTATTTTTCCACACGGAGCTCAAAAACTTTTAGGTTGGTTCGGAGGTCTGGGCTACGAAGCTTCCATGGATTATCTGGTAAATACCGCTCAGTTTCCGGTCATCTTATCTATATTAGCAATCGTATCTGAATTTTTCGGATCAATCGGCATTTTATTAGGTCTTTGCACAAGGCTTTCCGCATTTGGGATTACATGTACTTTAGCAGTTGCAGGATGGACTCATAAAGAAATCGGTTTTTTTATGAACTGGTTCGGTAACCAAAACGGAGAAGGATTCGAATACCACATTCTTTCGGTTTCTATGGGAATTTCACTTTTACTTTTCGGAGGAGGTTCTTGGTCCTTAGATTCTTGGATCTACGACCACTTAGATTCCTAA